Within Dysgonomonas sp. HDW5A, the genomic segment AAAATGTTTCCGCAATTTTTATGTATGGTTCATTTACCAAAAATGAAGGAGACAAATATTCTGACATCGAATTTTATATCTTTCTAAAAAGCAAAGAAAACTTCTCAGCAGAAAAGTGGGTAAATCAAATTTATCCGGTTGCTCTATATTTCACAAATGAATATGGAAGCGAAGTCGCTATTTTCGAGAATATGATTAGAGGTGAATTTCATTTTTTAAAAACAGATGAAATTGGAATTATAAAATCGTGGGAAGGAATTGTTTCGTTTAGTGATTTTGACCAAATGAACCTCATTGACAAGGACGGACTTTTATCGAAAACGCTTAATCTAATCAAAATAAAATTGCCTGACAGAATAACAAACGAAAATATTTTGTGGTTAAGTCAATCACTATTGAATGTTTTGCTGACAACAAGTAATTTGATTAAACGGGGAGAATTTGCTCACGCTCATCAAAGTTTGTCAAACATCCATAAGTATTTGCTTTGGCTTATCAGGTTAGCAAATCAGCAAACTCAACATTGGGAAAGTCCAACCAAAAATTTAGAAAAAGATATTGAAAAAATTTGGTATTCTGAATATAAAACAACGACATCGGATTCAACCCCGGAAAATTTAAACATAGCGGTTCAAAACTCATTAAAGTTATCAAATACATTATTTGACAAACTGAATGTAGAATCAAAACTGAAGCAAATTCTAAAACGAATTGAATAAAAAACTACCGCTAACATGAGCAGTTTGCCATAATGCGGGATGTATCCTATTTTTCAATGCTCAAAAGTTATTTACCGTCCAACTTCAGTTATTTTCGCTTATAGCTTCCCTGCCGTTTTGAGGGCGGAAGCTCGCAGAATAACTGATTGTCCGATAATAACTTCAGCATAATGGTAGCCTCTGATTCTGGCTACTTCCTAAAACTCTCTTTGTAACCATCTTGCAGTAATTTTTCAATATCCGACGAACGATACAATATCTTACCGCCCAGTTTGATGTATGGGATTCTCCCCTCGTTACGATAATCTTGTAGACTTCTCCTGCTTAGCTTTAGTTTTTTCGAGAGTTCTTCATCCGTATAAAAGCTCTCTCCGTTCAAAGTCGGCTTGCGGAAAGGAAACAATCGCTCCATTAGCGAAGCCAGCCGATCCAATGAAAGAAGAAACGATTTTACACGTTCATTGTTCTCCGATGTGATTAATTGGTTACTCATAATCTTGTTATTATTTTATTGATTTACATGTAATTTAGTTTAACACTTTATATAACTACCCCAACTTGTGATATGAAGCCCATAAGGAGAACTTTCAGACATTAATAGGCAACACTTCATTCCCATTCGAATATACCACCCATTTTCATCTGCATTCATGTCGTAGCAAGAAAAATTTCCTCGCTCCGATTCTTTGTCATAGTTGTACGCAAGCAGATAATAATTGCCATCATATCCCTGAAAGATATACACATCGGGATTAGCGTTGATACTTTCCCATGCTCCCAGCCATTCAGTTGGAAAACCTTGATAGATTTGATATTCTTCCATACTTACAGTTTCTTTCCCTGATGATTGGCTTGTTTACGCTTTTCTTCCACCAATGGAAGAGCTTTTTCTACGTCTTGGGGCTTATAGTAAGTCTTATGATTGATCTGCGAATATGCCAGCGTTCCGTTGTCCCGAAGCGTTTGTAGGGTTCGGGGCGAAATATTCAGGAGCATACATACATCCTGATTATCCAACCATTCACTTTCCTTGTCGCCATACAGACGGCAAAGGTATTCCATCCGGGTAGCGAAACTTTCAAATTTGGAAAGCATCGCCTCAAATGTTTTTGCTTCAATATTTACTATCTCCATATGCACTATATTTTTAAATTATTATTCCTATTTGTTCCAAAAGTAAATCTTTCAATTATCACATTCCAACTGATAGATCCCTTTGCATCCGCATGTTGTATTTTACTCATAAACAGGCAAATTAAACTGTGATAGCTTCATTGTTCTGCTGTGAAGTAAAAAAGAAAAACACAACCTTTAATAAGCATTTAGTCCGGTGGCAGTCAGTGGCGCCGATTTGGCTACAAGAGGCGTCACCTCTCTCTCATTTTTCTTTCTTCCGATACGAAGTAAAGCAGAAATATTTATCCTTCAATGCCTTTTAAATCCGGTGGTAGCTTGTGGCAGGGGTTGTCTATAGTGTAATTCTATTTTTCTCATTTTAAGTGGCAAAAGCAATTTCTATTATGACTAAAATGTGCATTCAAATTTCTAAAAAAGGTACATCGTTTTAATACATTATATTTCGCTTGTATAGTTCAATTAGATGAGCAAAATACAGCAGTCTGCACTGCTCACACATTCGGCACAGTTGAAAGATATTGCAGATTACTTCATACAAACCAACTTTGTTAATACTGGTGACTAATAGTTGTTTATTTGCTGTCGATAATCGGTTTTCCATCTATTGGAGAATCATACTATTTACATTCTAAACATCAATTTCTATGAACAGTAAACAAACTGACAACGGTCAGCAAAAAAAGACAATGCCCGAAGACTGGTCACCTGTACCTTCGGTTGAAAGGAAACCCAGTACCCCAAAATCCAATAATGAAAGCAAAGAAGAACTTCTGAAAGAATTTCTTGGAATGGAGGATTCCAGTGTAGTGGACATTGGAGCAAGTAAAGAGAATGCCAATAGAGGCATCGGACAAAGTATCCAAACAGAAGATGAGATTAATACAAAGGATAGTATGCAAACAGAACCAGTGATAGATACACGTTCCACGGTGAAGCGTATAAGTAGCAAACAACGTAAAGAATCATTGGAGGAATATCAGCAAACATTCCTATCTGTTCCAACCCTCGAAGATCGCAAACCGGTATTTATAAGTCGAGAAATACGTGACAGTCTGGATGAGATTGTCCGTAAGTTGGGTGGACGAAGAATGAGCGTATCGGGCTTTATCGAAAACCTTGCACGCCACCATTTGGAAATTTATCAGGATGACGTTGAGTTATGGAAGAAGCTCTAATGTTTAGCTTCTATCCATTGTAGAGTAAGTCTGTATAGTGTAACGACTTAGCTTTTAATGGAACATTTCATGTTCATTTTAGCGTAGCGAGGTTATGTTTTCATTACATGAAAACCCTCGCTTTGGCTTATCAGCCAAAGGAGAAACCGCTCCCGATGGTCGCAGTTTCAGGGGTCACAGACCCTTTTGTTATTGCTTTTATTAGCAAATAAGAATCGAAAAAATTGAATCAAGACAATCAAGATAAACGAAAAGGAGGACGCCCAAAGAAGAGTTCTATTACTCGGAAAGACAAGACCATTGCTGTCTGCTTTTCCGAGCCGGAGTTCTATGCCATTCGGCATCGGGCTGCGAAAGCAAACCTCCCACTTAGTGTCTATTGTCACGATGCTATCCTGAACGGTGAAATAAAAGAACCGCTCAAAAAAGAAGAATTGGATACGCTTCGAAACCTCTCCAACATGGGAAATAATCTAAATCAATTGGTAAAAACCTCCAAATTTTTAAGTGTAAAGCGGCTTGAAAATATGGCTGTTCCATTATTGGAATCGATCCAAAATATAATAAATAAGCTCTCGGATGATTGGAAAAATAGTAAAAGGACGAAGCTTTAAGGGGTGTATTTCATATGTTTTGGCTGATAAAGATGCAAAGATTTTGGCGAGTGAAGGCGTGTTGGAGGTTGATACAAAATCCATCATCAACAGTTTTTATATGCAAAGTCTGCTGAATCCGAAGCTGTCTAAATGTGTCGGGCATATACCATTAGCATTCTCTCCCGATGACAAAGAGCGGATGACGGATCAGTTTATGGAACGCTTGGCAAAAGAATATATGAAGTTGATGGGCATAGAGAATACGCAATATATCATCGTTCGCCACAGCAATACTTCTCACCCACATTGTCATATTGTATTTAACCGAGTGGATAACGATGGCAAAACTGTCTCCGACAGAAATGACCAATATCGTAACGAAAAGGTATGCAAGCAGTTGAAGGACAAGTATAATCTGACTTATGGGAAAGGTAAGGATAAAGTCAATGTTCAGAAGTTGAAGGGAGCCGAGCAAACCAAGTATGAAATCTACCATGCGATCAAAACGATTCTTCCCAAAGCTAAGAATTGGCAACAGTTTGAAGAAGCTCTCAAACAAAAAGGCATATCTATAGAGTATAAGCGCAAAGGACAAACGGATGAAATACAGGGAATTTCGTTTAAGAAAGGAGAGCATTCGTTCAAAGGTTCGGAAATAGATCGGAAATTCAGCTATTCCAAGTTGAATATAGTGTTCAACGATAGTAGCTATATTCTGGAGCAACAACAAGAGCAACAGACGGCTATTCCAAAAGCAACAGAGACTAATTTGATAGAAAATATTGCTTCGGGGGTTGCCGATGCAGTATCAGGTATAGGTAGTTTGTTTGATATCCAACCATCAAATTACGATATGAATAAAGCCGATGCCTTAAGATTAAAAAAGAAAAAGAAGAAAATCAAGAGACCAAGACTCTAAAACTAATTATTAATCACTTAAAAAAATAAAAGAATATGGCACAATCAGTATCGAACGATGCCCTTTGGGAAAAACTTTCAGAGGTAGATAAGAAGCTGGAAAAATTTTCCGAAATGCAGAAATCATCAAATTTAAGAGATGAGCAGGCAATCATTAAGCCTGATTTTCAGAAAGAAAAAGACGAGATAGTCTCAAAATTAGAAAAGTATATACAAGGACTGGGAACACACTGCGATTCGCATTTCAAAGTTATTCATAAAGATATTGAGCAGTTAGAAAAGGATACGGAAGGAGTATATAAAATTTTGTCTTATATGTCATCAATACTGAAAGAACCCGCAGAACAGCCTGCAATAAAGTCAGATGATAAAAAGTCCTTCTTGAATTTCAAATTATTCAAACTTCGGAAATCGTCTTTATTAATTGCTATTCTTAGCTTGTTGGTATTTATTTTGACACTATTTTGTATGAAACAGCAGAATGATTATGCACTCCTAATGAATGAGTATTATAAGAAAGGAATTGAGTTAACAAGGTAATAAATTGAAGTCAATAACCTGGAAGTTTGTTGATTTCAATATGCGAACTTGTTTTTACTGATTATTTAGGATTATTCGCTAACTTTGGAATTCCAAATTAATTCATTTTAGGAATATTAGCATCTATGATAAGGGAAGCACAAATAGAAGAATTGTTTATAAAAAAGTTACAAGAACTAAAATATACATATCGCAATGATATTCGTGATAAGAATTCTCTTGAGAGTAATTTCCGAGAGAAATTTGAGACTCTGAATAGAGTGAGATTGACAGAGAGTGAATTTGAGCGCTTAAAAGCGGAAATTATAACTCCTGATGTATTTGCAGCTTCAAAATTATTGCGAGACAGGAACTATTTTCAGCGTGAAGATGGGACACCTCTTCATTATACATTGGTAAATATAAAAGACTGGTGCAAAAATGAATATGAGGTTATTAATCAATTGAGAATAAATACAGGAAATAGCAATCAGAGATATGATGTAATTATTCTTATCAATGGTATCCCAGTGGTTCAGATTGAATTGAAAACTCTTGAGATTTCTCCTCGCAAAGCGATGCAACAAATCGTTGATTATAAAAATGATCAGGGAAATGGTTACAATAATACATTGCTTTGCTTTATGCAATTATTTATTGTTAGTAACAGAAGTAATACGTATTATTTCTCTAACAACAAGAATCAGCATTTTAGTTTTAACGCTGATGAACAGTTCTTGCCTGTTTATCAATTTGCTGATGAGCAGAATAAAAAGATTACTCATTTAGATTCTTTTGCTGAAAAGTTTTTACCCAAATGTACATTGGGTGAAATGATTAGTAAATATATGGTTTTGGTGGAAAGTGAACAGAAGCTATTGGTAATGCGTCCGTATCAAATTTATGCCGTAAAAGCTATTGTAAACTGTATTCATCAGAATCGAGGCAATGGCTATATCTGGCATACAACAGGAAGTGGAAAAACACTTACCTCTTTTAAAGCCTCAACATTGTTGAAAGACAATCCAGATGTAGAAAAATGTCTTTTTGTCGTGGATCGTAAAGACTTGGATAGACAAACGCGCGAAGAATTCAATAAGTTTCAAGAGGGAAGTGTTGAAGAAAATACGAATACGGAGACTTTAGTAAGGCGCTTATTATCTACTGATTATGCGGACAAGGTAATTGTGACTACCATTCAGAAATTAGGATTAGCCTTGGATGGAAATAACAAAAGGAATTACAAAGAGCGACTAGAACCGCTAAGTAAAAAGCGAATTGTTTTCATTTTTGATGAATGTCATCGTTCGCAATTTGGTGAAAATCATAAGGCGATTAAAGAATTCTTTCCCAATGCTCAACTCTTTGGTTTCACAGGAACTCCTATTTTTGATGAAAATTCAACTCAAAGTATAAGGGAAGGAGAATATGCCTCCAACAAAACAACCAAAGATATTTTTGAAAAGGAACTTCATGCCTATACGATTACCAATGCAATAGATGACAGAAATGTACTTCGTTTTCATATAGATTATTTTGAAGGGCAAGGTAATATAAAACCTAAAGTTGGAGAAACAATTACCCAACAAGCTATTGTGGAAACTATTATAGAAAAACATAATGCTGCAACTAACTCTAAGCGTTTTAATGCTGTCTTAGCAACAGCCTCTATCAATAATGCGATAGAATACTACAATCTCTTTAAAGAGATTCAGAAACAAAAACAAAAAACAGACAAAGATTTCATTTCACTAAATGTGGCTTGTGTTTTCTCTCCTCCTGCAGAAGGCAATAAAGACATTCAGCAAATTCAGGAAGATTTGGAACAAGAAAAAGAAGACAATAAGCAGAATCCTGATGAAAAAAAAGCAGCTTTAAAAAGTATAATTAAAGATTATAACAAGCAATATGGTACCAATCATAGTATTTATGAATTTGATTTGTATTATCAAGATATACAAAAGCGTATAAAAGATCATAAATATAGCAATTCGGATTATCATCATAAAAATAAGATTGATATTGTAATTGTGGTAGATATGTTACTCACTGGATTTGATTCTAAATATCTAAATACACTTTATGTAGATAAGAATCTAAAATATCATGGCCTGATACAGGCTTTTTCGAGAACTAATCGTGTGCTCAACGATACTAAGCCGTATGGAAACATTTTAGATTTTCGACATCAAGAAACATCCGTAAATGAAGCCATTGCATTATTTTCCGGAGAAAAATCAGATGAAGAGGCTAAGAAAATTTGGCTAGTAGATCCTGCACCGGTAGTAATTGCAAAATACAAAGAAGCTGTGGTTGCTTTGGGTGATTTTATGGCGCAAAATAATTTAGTCTGTGAACCGCAAGCAGTATATAATCTAAAAGGGGATGCAGCCCGAATAGCTTTTGTTAAGAACTTCAAGGAAGTTCAACGTTTAAAAACTCAACTTGATCAATATACAGATTTAGATGAAGACCAAAAAACTGTAATTGAATCAATATTACCAGAAGAAAACCTTCGATCATTCAGAAGCTCATATATAGAAACGGCTAAACAGTTTAGGGAAATACAGCAAAAACAAGGGGATCAAGCTCCTGTCGAAGTGCAACAACTTGACTTTGAGTTCGTACTTTTTGCATCCGCAGTGATTGACTATGATTATATCATGGAATTAATTGCTGATAGTACCCAAAAGAAACCAACTAAGCAAAAACTGACTAAAGGTCAAATTATTAGTTTGCTTAGCTCTAATTCTAATCTGATGGATGAGCAGGAAGATTTGACGGAATATATCAATAGTTTAGATTGGAATAGTGGACAAGATGTAAATTCATTACGTGAAGGTTACGACACTTTCAAAATAGAAAAAAATGAGAAGGAGATAGCAGAGATTGCAAATAGGCACGGGTTGCCGCCATCAATCTTAAAAGATTTTATAGATAAAATTATGCGTCGGATGATTTTTGACGGAGAGAAACTGACTGATTTATTGGAACCTTTAGATTTAAGTTGGAAAGAACGTCGTACAAAAGAACTCGCATTGATGATAGACTTAGTTCCTCATTTGAAAAAACAAGCTCAGGGACGTGAAATATCTGGGTTAGCAGCATACGAATAAGAAAGACAAATGAACCAATCCTGTAAAATATATGAATACAAAACACTTCCTAATCTTGTTACAAGGTTACGAGATGACTTAAATAATTCAGATTTTGTATTACTTTATGCTTACAATGGAACTGGTAAAACTCGACTATCTATGGACTTCAAAGAAAAAGGGAAAGTGAAAAAGGAAGGACAGTCTGATACACTATATTTTAACGCTTTCACGGAAGACCTTTTTTCATGGGATAATGATTTGGAAAACGATACAAATCGTGTCCTCAAAATAAATGCAAGATCAAACTTTTTTAGCGGATTTAGAGAGTTAGCACTGGAAGAGAAAATATTTGCTTATTTGGAGAGATATGCTGAATTTGATTTCAAAATTGACTATGAAAAATGGGAGGTCTCTTTTAGCAAAGTAATTAAAAATCCCATACATAAATCGAATTCAGAAGTACCTGAGTATATCGTTCAGAATAATATAAAAATTTCTCGTGGTGAAGAGAATATATTTATATGGTGTGTTTTTCTTGCTATTTGCGAATTGACTATCGATGGGCAAGAATCTTATAATTGGGTTAAATATATTTATATTGATGATCCAATTTCTTCATTAGATGATAACAATGCAATTGCTGTAGCAAGTGATTTGTCAAAGTTAGTAAGAAGTGGAATTAACAAAGTTAAAACAGTTATTTCTTCTCATCACAACCTCTTTTTTAACGTGATGTGTAATGAGTTAAAGAAAAATAGATGTAAACGTTATTTTCTGCATAAAAATGGAGCTGATGGACATACCTTGCGAGCAACGGATGATGCTCCATTCTTCCACCATGTTGCACTGTTAAGCGAGTTGAAAGATGCGGTTGATTCAGATAAGATCAATACTTATCATTTCAATATGTTACGCAGTATTATGGAAAAAACATCTACATTCTTTGGTTATGATGACTTTTCGAAATGTATTCATGGAGTAGATGATGAAACTCTGTATGCACGTTCATTGAACTTGTTAAGTCATGGAAAATATTCCATTTACGAACCAATAGAAATGGGTATAGACAACAAAGAACTTTTTAAAAACATACTACAAGCATTTCTCGAAAAATATGAATTTTATCTTCCTGAAATACTTGTTGAAGAAACAAAACAATCCAGCCTATTATGACATTACAAGATCAAAAGCAATTGGGTAAAACCCTTTGGGATATAGCAGATCAACTGCGGGGAGCGATGAATGCGGATGATTTCCGTGATTATATGTTGTCATTCCTATTTCTCCGATACTTGTCTGACAACTACGAAGAAGCAGCCAAGAAAGAATTGGGTAGAGATTATCCACAATTAAATGAAGTAGATAAACACACTGCTTTAGGAATATGGTATAAAAATAATGACGCAGACATATTAGATTTTGAAAAACAGATGCGTCGGAAAGTCCATTATGTTATAAAACCAGAATTTTTATGGAGTAATATTGCGGAAATGGCTCGGACTCAAAATGGAGAGTTGTTAGAGACGCTTGAAAATGGTTTTAGATATATTGAAAATGAATCATTTGAAAGTGCTTTTCAAGGTTTATTTTCAGAAATCAATTTGAACTCAGAAAAGCTAGGCAAAATACCTTCTGAAAGAAATAAAAAGCTTTGTGTCATTATTCAGAAAATAGCTGAAGGAATAGCTAAGTTTTCTACCGATACAGATATTTTAGGTGACGCATATGAATATCTTATTGGACAATTTGCTGCTGGTTCTGGAAAAAAAGCAGGAGAATTTTATACACCTCAACAGTTATCTACTATTTTATCTAAAATTGTCATTTTGGATAGCCAAAATCCGGCATTAGGCGAAAAGAATAAATTAGATAAGGTGTTGGACTTTGCCTGTGGATCAGGTTCTTTATTACTGAACGTCCGCAGACAGATGGGCGACAGTAATGGAAGCATAGGCAAAATATATGGACAAGAGAAAAATATCACGACATATAATCTTGCCCGAATGAATATGCTCCTACATGGACTTAAAGATACTGAGTTTGAAATTCATCATGGAGACACCTTATTAAATGACTGGGATATTCTGAATGAGATGAACCCCGCAAAAAAAATGGAATTTGATGCAATTGTTGCTAATCCTCCATTTAGCTTAAAATGGGAGCCTAATGATACATTGGCAGAAGATTTTCGATTTAAAAGTTATGGCATTGCACCAAAATCTGCAGCTGACTTTGCATTTTTATTACACGGTTTTCATTTTCTCTCAGGAGAGGGTACAATGGCGATAATATTGCCACATGGAGTTTTGTTCCGCAGTGGAGCCGAAGAACGTATTCGTACAAAATTACTGAAAGATAATAACATAGATACTGTTATTGGTTTACCTTCTAATTTGTTTTTTTCAACAGGTATTCCGGTTTGTATTTTGGTATTGAAAAAGTGCAAAAAGTTTGAAGATGTCCTTTTCATTAACGCCAGTGAGCATTTTGAGAAGGAGAAAAGACAGAATCGTTTACGAGAAGGTGAAGATGGAAAACCTAATGATATTCAGAAAATAATTGAAACCTACCAATTCAGGAAAGAGGAGGATCGCTACTCTCGAAGAGTTTCATTAGATGAGATTGAGGAGAATGGATATAATCTGAATATATCTCGGTATGTAAGTACCTTTGTAGAAGAAGAACCAGTTGATATTCATGCTGTAATGGCTGAGATCAAAGACCTTGAAGCTAAACGTGCAGAACTTGATAAAGAAATCGAAGTTTATCTCAAAGAATTGGGATTAGTTCCTTAATTTTTTTGCTTTTCTGAAATCCTTAATGCTACAGATTAAGAAAATAAATGTCAACAATGAAAGAAGAAAATAAAAAAAAGGGCTATGTGCCAAATTTGAGATTTCCGCAATTTGAAGGGGAGTGGAAGAAATATAAAGTATCAGATGTTTTAGAGTTCTTTCCAACTAATTCTTTATCATGGGATCAGCTAGAATATGGAACAGATAATATATACAATTTGCATTATGGACTAATTCATAAAGGTCTCCCGACTCAAATAGAACTAGATAAATGCTCTTTACCAAACATTCGGGAGGAATCTGGTCCTAAAAATTATGTTTTTTGTAAAGATGGTGATGTTGCTTTTGCAGATGCATCAGAAGATACAAATGATGTTGGAAAAGTTGTTGAATTCTTAAACTGTAAAAATAGGAATATAGTATGTGGTTTGCATACAATTCATGGTAGAGATAAAAACAATTTAACCATTAAGGGCTTTAAGGGGTATGCTTTTTCTTCGAAAGTATTTCGGCACCAGATTAGAAGACTATCTCAAGGGACAAAAATATATTCAATTAGTTCAAAAAATTTTAAGGATATCTCTATTGGAATTCCTTCGAAAGAAGAACAATATAAAATTGCAACTTTGCTAAGGCTTCTTGATGAACGCACTGCAACCCAAAACAAAATAATAGAGGATTTGAGGTTGTTAAAGAGTACGATAAGCAATCTACTTCTTCGAAACCCAAATTGGAAGAAATATAAGATTAAAGATATTGGAGAATTAGGAAGGGGGCGTGTAATAAGTACAACAGAAATAAAAAGTCAACAAACCCCCAAATATCCCGTATATTCGTCTCAAACATCGAACAATGGAATTATGGGATACCTTGATACATATGCTTTTGAAGGAGAGTATTTAACGTGGACTACTGATGGGGCTAATGCTGGCACCGTGTTTTATCGTAAAGGAAAGTTTAACTGCACCAACGTTTGTGGTACGATAAAAGTTAACGATCAGCACAATCCATATTTTGTTTCACAATGTTTGCAATTGGTTACAAGGAAGTATGTATCAACAGATCTGGCTAATCCAAAACTTATGAATAATACAATGGCTTCGATTGAAATTACTCTCCCTGATAAAGAAACACAAGAATTTATTTCCGACTTGCTTTGGTGCATTGATGAAAAATATAGTCTTGAGAATGAGTTAGTAAGTCGACATATGGATGTGAAAAAATATTTGCTTTCAAATCTGTTTGCTTGATCTATACAAATAAATTGTCTAAAAAACATCGTTTTTCGGTTGACAATAGGTAGAGGTAATCAGTTTCCATTTTAATCTTTTTATCTAATGCCGTGAAAAGGTTTGAAAGACTATTCTGCACTTTAACCTCAGGAATATACATTGGCATAGACTCTACTTCAGAAATGTAATGACGTTTATGGTCACTTGATGTAAGATCAAGAAAAGAGAGGTATTCAAAAACATATTTGATATTTACGTTAGACCCCGAAGTCAATATTTTTATCGCTGATGACTTAACCTTGAATGGAAAATTAACATACTTCAAATCCATAGTAAAGTCATCAAATATTATGCAATCTCCTTTATCATAAATGCCATAGTTCTCAGAGGTATAACCTAATACAAAGGCTTTATTGGCTGTTAATACTGGAATTAGGGATATATCGTTTTGGTAATCTGTATTTTCCACTATATACTTAGTAGGTTGCTCATAATCAAGAATATCTTTTATTCGTTTTGTTTCAGCATTAGACTTGTCAATTTCCGTAAATAGAGTATGTCTTATCGTACTCAAGAGTGAAATATAATCTCTAATTAAAGGACTAACTCACTTTGCATTAAACGGGGAACAGGCTAATGTCAGATTAAAGGATTGTGTTGCTTGTAACTCTTCTGCACTAACAGAAAGTGAATTTGAGGGAATCGTCGGGCTGCATCCAGTATATGGTGCAACAGGCATTATAGCATATTCGTCTCAATACGCTGTGAATGAGGATTCTATTTTAGTTATTAAAGATGGAGCCAGCGTAGGCAGGGTGCAATATGTTACGGGAAAATATTCTGCAATAGGCACTCTCAATTATCTGACAGCAAAGAATGGTTTTTCGCTCAAATACATCTACTACCTTTTACGTTATTTTAATTTTGATAAATACAAAGTAGGCTCCGGCATACCTCATATCTATTTCAAAGACTATGGTAACGAGTTGATCTACTGCCCATCTATCAAGGAACAATATAAAATAGCCCGAATGCTCTCACAGGTGGATAAAAAACTTGATTTAGAGCAAATTTTGTTAGATACCTATTCCTTGCAGAAACAGTATTTGCTAAAAAATATGTTTATATAAAGAGGTTCTGTAATAGATAGATTTTTTGTTTCTGATACACTAAGATTGCGGATTTCTCTAATTCTATCTTTAATATTATTTTGTCGAGTGTATCTGAAATTTCTTTTTGATTCAACAATGATGGCATAGGAATGCAGAAATGAGATAAATCTTTCTTTTGTATATTAGGAAGTCCGCTACCTATGCGCAATGCCATTATCTGAGGTTCATTAGCTTTCAAATAGTGAAAAAGATACCTGTCATCTATATCTTTGTCAATATCATCTAATGTGTAACAATGCCCCCCACTCCAAAAAGGGACTTCATTATACTGTACATATCCACAAGAATTACCTCCTTCACTGATAGATATTGTATTCGCCTTAGTATTATATGAATGATAAAAGCCCGAAGGAGTAATACCTCCATTCATTACATAATATTTATCATCATCCAATAAT encodes:
- a CDS encoding aminoglycoside 6-adenylyltransferase encodes the protein MTQLQMINQTKFIAQQDENVSAIFMYGSFTKNEGDKYSDIEFYIFLKSKENFSAEKWVNQIYPVALYFTNEYGSEVAIFENMIRGEFHFLKTDEIGIIKSWEGIVSFSDFDQMNLIDKDGLLSKTLNLIKIKLPDRITNENILWLSQSLLNVLLTTSNLIKRGEFAHAHQSLSNIHKYLLWLIRLANQQTQHWESPTKNLEKDIEKIWYSEYKTTTSDSTPENLNIAVQNSLKLSNTLFDKLNVESKLKQILKRIE
- a CDS encoding helix-turn-helix domain-containing protein; the encoded protein is MSNQLITSENNERVKSFLLSLDRLASLMERLFPFRKPTLNGESFYTDEELSKKLKLSRRSLQDYRNEGRIPYIKLGGKILYRSSDIEKLLQDGYKESFRK
- a CDS encoding DUF3876 domain-containing protein; this encodes MEEYQIYQGFPTEWLGAWESINANPDVYIFQGYDGNYYLLAYNYDKESERGNFSCYDMNADENGWYIRMGMKCCLLMSESSPYGLHITSWGSYIKC
- a CDS encoding helix-turn-helix domain-containing protein, translated to MEIVNIEAKTFEAMLSKFESFATRMEYLCRLYGDKESEWLDNQDVCMLLNISPRTLQTLRDNGTLAYSQINHKTYYKPQDVEKALPLVEEKRKQANHQGKKL
- a CDS encoding DUF3408 domain-containing protein, whose product is MNSKQTDNGQQKKTMPEDWSPVPSVERKPSTPKSNNESKEELLKEFLGMEDSSVVDIGASKENANRGIGQSIQTEDEINTKDSMQTEPVIDTRSTVKRISSKQRKESLEEYQQTFLSVPTLEDRKPVFISREIRDSLDEIVRKLGGRRMSVSGFIENLARHHLEIYQDDVELWKKL
- a CDS encoding relaxase/mobilization nuclease domain-containing protein, with the translated sequence MIGKIVKGRSFKGCISYVLADKDAKILASEGVLEVDTKSIINSFYMQSLLNPKLSKCVGHIPLAFSPDDKERMTDQFMERLAKEYMKLMGIENTQYIIVRHSNTSHPHCHIVFNRVDNDGKTVSDRNDQYRNEKVCKQLKDKYNLTYGKGKDKVNVQKLKGAEQTKYEIYHAIKTILPKAKNWQQFEEALKQKGISIEYKRKGQTDEIQGISFKKGEHSFKGSEIDRKFSYSKLNIVFNDSSYILEQQQEQQTAIPKATETNLIENIASGVADAVSGIGSLFDIQPSNYDMNKADALRLKKKKKKIKRPRL